The Triticum aestivum cultivar Chinese Spring chromosome 3A, IWGSC CS RefSeq v2.1, whole genome shotgun sequence genome includes a region encoding these proteins:
- the LOC123058885 gene encoding GRAS family protein RAD1-like, with product MPMLPNSFTTSSSWQSHQDASSICTNQELDYDHPYYFGIEEVAVDADELELGLRAHKATRVDYLSSPYQASWPPAQADLESSRVRKTKQFRDVLETCKQKVEAMEAMERSSSPVGSGGFEEQGEAVVAVDDVRAGGGGSGADGMRLVQLLVACAEAVACRDRAQAAALLRELQVGAPVHGTAFQRVASCFVQGLADRLALAHPPALGPASMAFCVPRSSCLDGARGEALAVAYELCPYLRFAHFVANTSILEAFEGETNVHVVDLGMTMGLNRGHQWRALLDSLATRACGKPARVRVTGVGARVDIMRAVGRELEAYAEELGMTLEFMAVDRTLESLHVDDLGVEADEAVAINSVLELHCVVKESRGALNSVLQTIRKLSPKAFVLVEQDAGHNGPFFLGRFMEALHYYAALFDALDAALPRYDARRARVEQFHFGAEIRNVVGCEGAARVERHERADQWRRRMSRAGFQAMPFKMAAKAREWLEENAGGSGYTVAEEKGCLVLGWKGKPVIAASCWKC from the coding sequence ATGCCGATGTTGCCCAACTCCTTCACCACCTCCTCCTCATGGCAATCACACCAAGATGCGTCCTCGATTTGCACTAACCAAGAACTGGACTACGACCATCCTTACTACTTCGGCATTGAGGAGGTGGCCGTGGACGCCGACGAACTGGAGCTCGGCCTCCGGGCTCACAAGGCGACCAGGGTCGACTACCTCAGCTCGCCGTACCAGGCGTCTTGGCCACCGGCGCAGGCCGACCTCGAGTCGTCGCGCGTCAGGAAGACGAAGCAGTTCCGGGACGTTCTTGAGACCTGCAAGCAGAAGGTGgaagccatggaggccatggaacgGTCGTCATCGCCGGTCGGCAGTGGCGGGTTCGAGGAACAAGGTGAGGCGGTGGTCGCCGTGGACGACGTCCGGgccggtggtggtggcagcggagctGATGGCATGCGGCTCGTGCAGCTGCTGGTCGCCTGCGCCGAGGCCGTGGCGTGCCGCGACcgcgcgcaggcggcggcgctgctgCGTGAGCTGCAGGTCGGCGCGCCCGTGCACGGCACGGCGTTCCAGCGCGTCGCGTCGTGCTTCGTGCAGGGCCTGGCGGACCGGCTAGCCCTGGCGCACCCGCCGGCCCTGGGCCCGGCGAGCATGGCGTTCTGCGTCCCGCGGTCGTCGTGTCTCGACGGGGCGCGCGGCGAGGCGCTCGCCGTGGCGTACGAGCTGTGCCCGTACCTGCGCTTCGCGCACTTCGTGGCGAACACGTCCATCCTGGAAGCCTTCGAGGGAGAGACCAACGTCCACGTGGTGGACCTCGGCATGACGATGGGCCTGAACCGCGGCCACCAGTGGCGCGCCCTGCTCGACAGCCTTGCCACACGGGCCTGCGGCAAGCCGGCGCGCGTTCGCGTCACCGGCGTCGGCGCCCGCGTGGACATCATGAGAGCCGTCGGGCGCGAGCTCGAGGCGTACGCGGAGGAGCTCGGGATGACCCTCGAGTTCATGGCCGTCGACCGCACCCTGGAGAGCCTCCACGTGGACGACCTCGGCGTCGAGGCCGACGAGGCCGTGGCCATCAACAGCGTCCTGGAGCTGCACTGCGTGGTGAAGGAGAGCCGCGGTGCGCTCAACTCGGTGCTGCAGACCATCCGCAAGCTCTCGCCGAAGGCGTTCGTGCTCGTGGAGCAGGACGCCGGCCACAACGGGCCCTTCTTCCTGGGGCGGTTCATGGAGGCGCTCCACTACTACGCCGCGCTGTTCGACGCCCTCGACGCGGCGCTCCCGCGCTACGACGCCCGGCGCGCGCGCGTTGAGCAGTTCCACTTCGGCGCCGAGATCCGCAACGTGGTCGGGTGCGAGGGCGCGGCGCGCGTGGAGCGCCACGAGCGCGCGGACCAGTGGCGGCGCCGCATGAGCCGCGCGGGCTTCCAGGCCATGCCCTTCAAGATGGCGGCCAAGGCGCGGGAGTGGCTGGAGGAGAACGCCGGCGGCAGCGGATACACCGTGGCCGAGGAGAAGGGATGCCTCGTGCTTGGATGGAAGGGCAAGCCAGTCATCGCCGCCTCGTGCTGGAAATGCTAG